Below is a window of Mycolicibacterium rhodesiae NBB3 DNA.
GCCGAGTTCGACCAGCACGGTCTCGGTGTGCTCACCGTGCTCGGGCGCACGTCGCAGGTGGGGCGGCTGACCGTCGAATTGCACCGGGACCGTGGGCAACCGGTAGCTGATGCCGTCCTCGGTCGACACTTCACCGATGTATGAGTTTGCAATGACCTGAGGATCGTCGACCACCTCTTCGATGGACTGGATCGGCGACCACGGTGCATCCATCGCGGCGAGCGTCTCCTTCCACTCGCTCAGGGTGCGGGTGGCGAACACCGCGTCGAGTTCGGCGACGCACGCCTCAGCATTCGCCCGGCGAGCCACGAGGTCGACGAACCGCGGGTCGTCGGCGAGTTCAGGCCGCCCAACCGTGCGGCAGAACTCTGCCCAATAGCGGTCGCCCTGAAGAAACATCAACTGCACATGCCGGTTGTCCTTGGTGCGGTATGTGGCAGTGAGCGGGTTGACGACTGCAGTGCGGCCCGAAGTACGCATCACATCACCACCATTGAGCGCCGCCAACAGGTCCGACGACAGCATCCACATCGCGGTGGCGAGCAACGAGACGTCGACGACGGAACCTTGGCCGGTGCGGGTGCGCTTGAGCAACGCCGCCGAGATTCCGAAGGCCAACGCCATGGCTCCATTGCGATCGCCCATCGCTCCGCGCTGGCTGATGGGATAGTCACGCTCGGGCGGGGTGAGGATATGACCGACACCGCCACGCGCCCAGAACGCCGAGCTGTCATAGCCCGGTTGATCGGCGTCAGGACCGCGGACTCCGAATCCGTTGCCACGCGCGTAGATCAGCTGCGGGTGGCGCTCCCGGACCGCGTCGGCGTCGAGGCCGAGCCGGTCGAGTGCGCCAGGGCGCAGACTGGTGAGCAGCACGTCCGCGGATTCCAGAAGCTTGTGCAGGACATCGAGACCCTGCGGCTGACGCAGATCCAGCGCCACGGACCGTTTGCCTCGGTTGGCAAGTGCCATCGAGAGATTGACTCCGCCGCGGTCAGTGCCGATCCCCTGCGTCGCAAGCCCTCGGTACGGGTCGCCGTCGAGGCGCTCGACACGGATGACGTCGGCACCCCAGTCTGCGAGCAGCGCTCCCGCGACAGGTACGAACACCCATTGAGCCAGTTCGACAACCCGAATGCCGTCGAAGGCGCCGTCGGTACTCACCCTTGCGCCTCCCAGTGGTCGGCGACGGCGGTCCCCAGGCGCCCGAGGAGAACGGCGATCACGTCGGGCTGCACCTTGGTGGTTATCGCCCACAGGAAGAATCCGTGAATCATGCCGTCAATGAGCGTCGGCCATGCATCGGTAAAGGGTGGCGGTGCGACGCCCTGCGCGGTAAGACCATCGAGGTAGTGCTGCAACAGATCCCGCTCTGAAGCCCGGCGTTGTGCGGGTGAGAGCGTCGCCGCGATCAGGTATCCGACGTCGACCTGCCAGTAACCGCGTTGAACGAGCTGCCAGTCAACGAGGTGTGGCCGGCGGTCGGCGTCCACCATGATGTTGCCGACGTGGGCATCACCGTGGATGACGCACCACCCCGTCGAGAACGGCCCAGGCGTACGGTCGCTGAGCTGACGATGAGCGTCCAACAGGCCCTGCGCATCGCGAATCGTCGGGGGCACGCCGGCGCCGTTCGACCCGTTCAAGTTCGCCGTCATGATCTCGAGCGTCCGCGCCTCGCCCCACGCACGCACCGCGCGGCCCAGCCGGGGCTGCAGCCAATCCACCGACATCCATCGCGCGTCCATCCATGTGCGCGCATGCAAGCGGGCCAATTCGGTGAGAGCGTCGGCAGCCTGTTCGGCGGTGAAAGGACTGTTACCGTCCAGGAATTCGGCCCCGTCCGCGACCTCGTCGCGGGTGATCACCACCCCGTGCCGCGTCGCCGGGTGGATGTCGGCATAGACGCCGCGCAGTGTCGCAACCCCGGTCACATCCGCGAGGTCGCGATAGAAGCCGGCCTCGGGCTCCCCCACGAATCCGATCGTGCGACCGAGGTCGGAGAAGTAGCCCTTGATGCACAGGTGCCGCGGCGCGTCGGGATACCCGTCGCAGTCGATCGTGAACCGCGCGTTCGTCGAGAGCCGTTCCACAACCGGCCCCCGCGCGACGGTGCGGACGTGCACACCCGGGAAGCGCGGCTGCAATGCGGCGGTCAGCCATTCCGGCGACAGTGCGACGCCGAGATCGTCCGGGACGGCCACCGTCATGACTGGAGTGTCCACTACTTCAGGCAACTGCCGGCGTCGATCGGAAGCGGAACACCGGTGACGTAGCGCGATTCGTCGCAGGCCAGGAACAGCACGGCGTTGCTGATGTCCACGGCGTCGACCCACGGGATGGGCAGCATGTGAAACATCTGACAGATCGGGGCCATGTCATCGGGACCGGGATTCTCCAGGTCCGGCCGGAACGTCCGGTATGTCGACTCGTTGAGCAGCAACTCGGTGCTGACATGTGTCGGGTGCACCGAGTTGACGCGAATCGAGAACTGCCCCAACTCGACTGCGAAGGTTCGCATCAGCCCGACGACACCGTGCTTCGCGGTGACATAGTGCCCGACGCGGGGGTAGGCCTTCAGCCCACCCACCGAGCTGGTCAGTATCACCGAGCCGCCCCGACCGCCCGCCTTGATGTGGGGCACCGCCGCCTTGACCGACTTCCACACGCCCGTGAGGTTTACATCGATCATCTGCTGCCATTTCGGCTCGTCCATCTCGTCGAGTGGGGCGCCGGGCGTCCCGATACCGGCGTTGGCGACGACGATGTCGAGCCTGCCCAGTTGCTCGGCGCCGCTGTCCACGGCAGCCTTGAGCGCGTCATAGTCACGCACATCGACCTCGGCGGTGACGATCCGGCGGTCGAGCGCCTTCACCATGTCGGCGGTCTCGGCCAGATCCTCGGGCGTCGACCCCTTCGTCGTGTTCTCGATGTGCCTGCAGATGTCGATCGCGATGATGTCGGCGCCCTCTTCGGCCAGCCGGACAGCGTGACTGCGCCCCTGTCCGCGCGCCGCGCCGGTGATGAACGCTACTTTTCCCGCAACTCTTCCGGTCATCTGTCTTCTCCTCACGCCGGGGTGTGTGACCGCGCAACCTGTTGTCTCACAAGATATTTCTGCACCTTGCCGCTGGCCGTACGCGGAAAGTCGTCGACCTGGTGCAACTCTTCTGGCCATTTCTGCCTGGCCACCCCCGCGGTGTCGAAGTGGGTCCGGACCTGCTCGCGGGTCGGCAACTCCTGGCCGGCTCGGACCCGCAGCATTGCGACGACGCGTTCACCGAACCGTTCGTCGGGCGCTGCCACCACAACGGCCTCTGCTACCTGCGGCATGGCCAACAGCACCTCCTCGACCTCGAGCGCACTGATGTTCTCCCCGCCGCGGATGATGACGTCGGACTTGCGGTCGGTGATGGTCACGTACCCGTCCGCGTCGACGACGCCGATGTCCCCGGTGTGATACCAGCCCTCGGCATCGAAGGCACTCGCCGACAACTCTGGGTCGAGATATCCGAGGCACAGATCCGGTCCGCGCGAAAGGATTTCACCGTCAGGTGCGAGTCTGACTTCGACGCCGGGGCGCGGGTTGCCGTCGGTGAGCAACCGCTTGTCCAGGGCGGCATCCGGGCGTGACCCCGTAATCGATGGATGCTCGGTGCTGCCGTAGGACCGGGTGACCACGAGCCCTAAATCGGTGAGCCGGCGCGTCACCGCCGCCGGTATGACCGAACCGCCGAGGCCGAGGTACGGCATATATTGCAGATGGTCATCGGTGAACTCGGGATGATCCAACAGGCTGGTGATGAAATATGTTGGTCCACCACCGAATCCGACGCCCTCACGCTTCATCAGTGCGAGGACCATGGCGGGGTCCCACGCATCGCACAGATGGATCGGCAGACCCTCGAGCACCGGGCACAGCAGTCCGCCGAGCATGCCGATGAAATGGCCGACCGGCAGCGCCATCACCGTTCCCGAAGGATTCGCGAGGTGGTTGGCGGACAGCTGACGGATCTCGCAGCCGAGTGTCTGATGACTGTGCACCACCCCCTTGGGATTGCGGGTGGTGCCGGACGTGAACGCGATCAGCGCGGGTCCCGCCGGGTCGGCGGCCATCGTGCCCGCCATCGGTTGTGCATCGAGGAGATCGTCGAAATTCTTTCCGACCACGCCCACGATCGGGACGTCCGCGCTCACCTCCGGTTCGTAGCTCATCCTGCCGAATTCCTGCGCCGTGACGAAGACCTTCGGCCGCGCGGTGGTGAGGATGTGGCCGAGTTCCTTGCGGCCGTAGAAGTGGACGATCGGCACGACGACAGCCCCCAGCAGGGTCGCCGCCCAGAACGTCGCGGCGGCTTCCATCCAGTTGGGCAGTTGGAATGCGACGACGTCGCCGGGACCGACACCGCGCAAGCGCAGGCCCGCCGCGAGCCGCCGCGCGGTGTTCTCCACCTCCCCGAAAGTGCCTGCGAACGGCCGGACATTCGAGTAGACGTTGAAGCCGACGTCCGGATTCGCGGTCAACGACGTGGCCAGCAGGTCGCCGAGCGTGTCCGCCGTCCACCAGCCCTCGGCTTCGTAGCGCGCCGTGAGTTCAGCAGGAATGACGCGACGTCCAGGGCTGAACACAGTGCTCAGAGTAGAACGTCGTTCTCGTCAGAACAAGGGCGCAGCTATTGATGGGTCTACCCCACCCCCGCCTGTCCCGCGGCGTGGTGCGGCCCGGAATACCACCACCGGCCTAAACTTGAATTCATGGCTGCCCCCATCGGACAGCTCACGCGCGGCACCACCGGTTACAACCGGTTGCGACGCAGCGATCGCTGGCTGGTGCACTCGTCGCGGGTGCGCGCCGCACTGCTGTCCGCCGCCGATCCGTTGGTGGTGGACCTCGGTTACGGCGCGCTGCCGGTGACGACGCTGGAGCTGGCCGAACGACTGCGCGCGGTGCGCAGCGACATCCGGGTCATCGGCCTTGAGATCCACCCGGACCGGGTCGCCAAGGCACGTGAAGCCGGCGGAGACACCGTCGAGTTCGCACTGGGCGGTTTCGAACTGGCCGGGCACAACCCCGTGCTGGTGCGCGCGTTCAACGTGCTGCGCCAGTACCCGGAGGACGCGGTGGCCGGGGCCTGGTCCACCATGGCCCGCCAGTTGGCTCCCGGCGGTCTGATCGTCGACGGCACCTGCGACGAGCTCGGCCGGCTGTGCTGCTGGGTGCTGCTCGACGCCAACGGTCCGCTGAGCCTCACGCTGGCGTGCGACCCGTTCGCCATCGAGCGTCCGTCCGATCTCGCCGAGCGGTTGCCCAAGGTGCTGATCCATCACAACGTCGACGGTCAGCCGATCCACACGTTGCTGTCAGCCGCGGACCGTGCGTGGGCCACCGCCGCGGGACACGGCGTATTCGGACCGCGGATCCGTTGGCGCGCAATGCTGGATCAACTGCACGCAGGAGGATTTCCCGTGGATCCACCTCGGCGGCGGATGCGCGACGGCGTCCTTACGGTGCCGTGGACAACCGTGGCGCCGCGTCTGCAGTGACCAGCTCCGGCTCGGCCTCGTCGGCGTCCTCCAGCGCGTCGTCGACGTCCTCGGCCACTCTGATGTCAAGCCCGCGAATCGGCGCGGGCCGCGTCAGCAACGCGATGAACACGTACGTGACCAACGACGCCGCGAACGCGATGAACGTCGGCCACCCGTCGAACGACGCGTCGACCACATTGTTGGGGATGTAGAGGATCGTGTTGTCGAGGCCGTACATCGTCGGCGTCATGACGAACAGCACCAGGCGCACCGAGAGGCCGACCACGATCGATGCGATGGCAGCGACCGAAGTGCCTCGGCGCCATATCAATCCGAGGATGAACGGCACCACCAAGCAGGCCAGCAGCAGATCAAACGCCAGGGTGAGCAGAATTCCGGTCTGCTTGACGTAGATCGCGATCAGGATCGACAGAAGTGTCATCGGGACCATCGCGATCCGCGTGGCGCGCAGCAGCGGATCACGCTGGCCCGGAACATGCACGCGCCGAACGCCACCCAGGTTGCGCACCGAGACGTTCGATATCGCCAGGATCGCGCCGTTGGCTGTGCTCATCGAGGCCCCGACGAGGCCGCACAGCACGATGATGGTCAGGAACAGTGGTGCGTACTGATCGAGCAGGACGAACAGGATCGGCCCGTCGAGCTCTTCGGGCATGAAGGCCTTGGCCGACAGCACCACGAGGCCGAACGGCACGCAGATCGCCACCACGCCGGTGGCTGCGCTGAAGCATGCGCGCCGGGCGGTCTCGGGAGACTTGGCCGCGAAAACCCTTTGCATGAAGTCGATTGCGACGATGTCGCCGATGCCGAGCGCGATGAGCGTCGCCCAGTTGATCACCGCGCCCTGCGCGGGGTCGGTCATCTGCCCCATGTCCAGTGGTCCGGCGCCCTCGGCGATAGCGATGCCGTGAGTGGTCGCCATCCAGATGAGCAGTCCGACGGCGCCGATGAAAATCAACGACATCTGGATGATCGCGGTGTACGCGTCGGCGATCAGCCCGCCGGTACCTGTGTAAGCGACAGCGAGGGCCGCGATGATGACGGTGCCCAGCCAGTACGGCATGCCGAGGAAGTAGTTGAACAGGAATCCGCCCGCCACGAGGTTGCCCGCGACGAGTATGCAGAACCCCACGATCAGCATCACCGACGCGACGGCCTCGACCCGACGGCCGAACCGCAGCCGGTAGTAGTCGGGGAAGGACGTCAGGCCCATCCGGTTCATCGGTTTGGCGAAGAACAGACCGGTGAAGAACAGGCACAGCGCGAGACCCAGCGGCAGGCAGGCGCCAGCCCAGAATCCGAATTCCGACGCCAGATCCGTGTTGCCGAGCGTGGCGTTGGTGTCGACGGCCGAACCCATCAGGGCGCCGCCGACGAGGATCAGCGGCAACATGCGTCCGCCGACCAGGAAGTTGGCGCTGTCGCCGGCGATCCGCTTGGACACCAGGAAGCCGACGAGGACGACAACTGCGATGGATATCCCTACGCCGAGAAGAATCACGGGAGCCTCCCTTTACGAGGTGGAGCCTCCCGGGCTTTTGTCCCGCCGTGGAACGGCCGGCGTCGCTGCGCAGCCGCTTGCGTCTCTCGGACCAGGCCCGGCGAACCGGCGGAACCCTAGACGCGCCTCACACGGGTGGATGTGAGTCGTCGATCAGACAAACCCTCACCCGTTACGTCGGCTCGCGCTTCGTGTTAACGATGCGTTGCAATTCCCTCCTGCCGGTTTTGCGAATCGCTGCCAAGATAAAGGCAGGAGCCAGCCAGAGCTCCCCGGACGAGGTGCGTCGTACCCGGCTTGCGACAAGACGGCGCGTGAGGAGCACTCATGTCCGACCGGCCAGATCCGTCGCTGCCCAACGCCGAGGGCGCATGGGCCCAGCAGGCCGAGGCCCGCCTGCCGGATCGCCGCGAACGCGAGGAGATCGAACGCGGCTTGACCTACGGGCTCGAGGCGGCGCCGACGATCAACGACCGCCGGATCTCCACGTTCGTTCGCGGCGAACTGCCGCACTTCGCCGGTGAACGCGGAACGTTTCTGAAATGTCCGTTCGTCGAGGACGTGAACCAGGTCGATGACGCCGAGGTGGCCATCTTCGGTGTGCCCCTCGACGCAGGCGCGACCTACCGGCCCGGCACCCGCTTCGGCCCGCAGGGAATCCGGCGGTCCACCAACCTTTTCGGCACCTACAACTACGAGTCGGGCGTCGATCTGCGTGAGCAGCTCAACATGGTCGACATCGGCGACGTGTTCACAATCCCCGGCAACCTGGAGAAGTCTTTCGACCAGATCAGTCAGGCGATGGCGCACGTCGTGTCGAAGGGGGTCATGCCGGTCGTCCTCGGCGGCGATCACTCGATCGGCTTCCCCACCATCCGCGGCATGACGCCGTATCTGGACGGCAACGTCGGCATCATCCACTTCGACCGCCACGTCGACACCCAGGAGTCCGATCTCGACGAGCGGATGCACACCACCCCGTGGTTCCACGCCACCAACATCAAGAACGCGCCTGCGACCAACCTGGTGCAGATCGGCATCGGCGGGTGGCAGGCGCCGCGGGCGGGCGTCAAGGTCGGCCGGGAACGTCAATCGACGGTCATCACCGTCGGCGACGTCGAACGGGTCGGCATCGAGAAGATCGCCGAGATGGCTCTCGAGATCGCCTGGAAGGACGCCAAGGCGGTGTACCTGTCCTTCGACATCGACGTCATCGACGCGGGCTTCGTACCCGGCACCGGCTGGCCCGAGCCCGGCGGGCTGCTGCCCCGCGAGGCGCTGAACCTCGTCAAGATGATCTCCGAGCCCGGCTTGGCCGGCATCGAGGTCGTCGAATGCTCACCGCCGTACGACTGGGCGGAGCAGACGGCGCTGCTGAGTTCCCGCGTGATCCTCGACAGCCTGGCCGCCCAGGTGCGATCGGGGAAGCTCGGCAACAAGGCAGCGTCGGCCGACCGCGTCGCCTGGGGTCCGTAGATCCGTAGGCTTTGTCGTATGCGCGTGGCCCTGGCACAGATCCGCAGCGGTACCGACCCCGCGGCCAACCTCGACCTGGTCCAGGACCACACGCGCCGCGCTGCCGACGCCGGTGCGCGGCTGGTGCTGTTTCCCGAGGCGACGATGTGCCGGTTCGGGGTTCCGTTGGCGGCGGTCGCCGAGCCGCTGGACGGACCGTGGGCGACGGGTGTGCGGCAGATCGCCGAGCGTGCCGGCATCGCCGTCGTTGCGGGCATGTTCACCCCGGCTGACGACGGCAGGGTGAAAAACACCCTGATCGCGGCGGGACTCGGGGTCGACGCGCACTACGACAAGATCCATCTCTACGACGCGTTCGGCTTCACCGAGTCCGCCACCGTGGCGCCGGGCGATGAGCCCGTGGTGATCACGGTCGACGGGGTCGGCGTGGGTTTGACGCTCTGCTACGACGTCCGCTTCCCCGAGCTGTACGTCGAATTGGCGCGCCGCGGAGCACAACTCATCACCGTCCACGCGTCGTGGGGCACCGGTCCCGGCAAACTCGACCAGTGGACTCTGCTGGCCCGCGCCCGCGCCATCGACACCACAGGGTTCGTCGCCGCTGTCGATCAGGCCTACCCGGGCGACGACATCGCGGCGCTGGGGCCCAGCGGGGTGGGCGGCAGCGTCGTCGCGTCCCCGACGGGTGATGTCCTGGCGGCCGCGGGCGACGATCCCGGCCTTATCGTCACCGAAATCGACCTCGACGCTGCGAAAAAGGTGCGCGAAACCATCGCGGTAATGCACAACCGCACAGATCATGCGTGGGGTAAGGCAGAATCGCGTGGGTGAGTGACGCCTGGGACCGCCGGAATCAACCGCAGGGCCCGCCGCAGCGGCCCCAGTACCCGCAGAGCCCGCCGCAGTATCCGCAGGGCCCGCCCCAATACGGCCAGCGCCCGCCCCAGCAACCGCCGAGCCATGCCGCACCGCAGTCTGGGGCGTCGCAGCCAGACGAGCCGTCGCCGCCCAAGAAACGGTCGCTGCGCGATCCGCTGTCGATCGTGCTGGTGCTCGTCATCGTGGTCGCTGTCCTCGCGGCCGCGCTGATCGGTATCGAGCTGTACGCCCGCAATCAAGGCGAGACACGGGTTGCGTCGGCCGTCGAATGTCTCGTCGAGGACAAGGCCGAGGTGTCGTTCGCCTTCATGCCGCCGTTCCTGATGCAGCACCTGTCCCGGAAGTACTCGAGCCTGCACATCGAGACCGAGGGCAACCAGATCCGCGATCTGAAGGGCATGAAGGCCGACGTCACCATCGAGAACGTCAACCTGAACGAGGATGCCGGTTCCGGTGGCGGCGGGACGATCGGCTCGCTCGTCGCGAAGATCGACTGGACATCCGCGGGCATGTCGGAGTCGATTCAGAACGCCATCCCGCTCGTCGGCTCGTTGATCTCCGGCGTCACCACAAACCCGTCCGACGGCACCGTCGAGCTGGAGGCGGCGCTGGGCAACATCATCACCAAGCCCGCGGTCAAGAACGGTGCTCTGACCCTGGAGGTGACCGAGCTGACCGGACTGGGTTTCACGTTGCCGCGCGAGACGATCCAGCCCGCACTCGACTCGCTCACCAGCCAGTTGACCCAGGAGTTGCCGATGAACATCAAGGCCGACTCGGTGAAGGTCACCGACAACGGTGTCGAGACGCAGTTCTCGACCCAGAACGCGACCATCCCCCAGGGCGAACAGGATTCCTGCTTCTCCAATATCTGACGGTCAGCTGTCGGGGTCACGCCAGCGAAAGCTGTTGACGTACTTACCCATATCCATGGCGAGCTGCAGGTTGGCCCCGGACGGGTGGCCGGGTCCGAACTCGCGGGTGAACTCGTGGTAGGGCCCGAACGCCGCCGCGACCAACGCGTAGTCGTACTTCACCGAAGCCATCACCAGGAGTCGCATCCGTGCGAATGCGCTCCTGGCGTCGTTGGGGTACACGTCGACGACGACGCCGTAGCCGGGCTCGTATCCGACCATGGCGTTGGGAATCTCGTAATCCGTTGTGGCGTCCGGAAACTTCTGACTGATCAGATACTCGACGATCTCCTTCGGTGTCTTGCCGTCGGCGGGCATCCCGAAGAACTCCATGGTGCCGGTGTCGCCGCCGGTGAAATTCAGGCTGACACCGTCCGGGTTCAGGGTCGCCTCGTAAGCCGTTCCGGGACCGGGGTATTGGACCGAGAAAGCGCCGTCCTGGGAGACGTACCGCGGATACGATTCGATCGGCTCGGCGATCGGTGGGCCCCCGCAATCCGGCGGGCATTTGTATGCCGGGATTTCGGGCGTGGCCACGACGGCGGCGACGATGCCTCCGGCCGCGGTGACGACCGCGCCGACACTCAGCACCAGTAGCAGGCGGGAAAAGGGCGTGCGGCGGAAATGCGCCGCGTCGTCACGTGCGATCCGACGCTTCGCCCGTGAGCTTCGCGACGCCGCGCGAGCCGCGACGCCGCAGTTCGGGCAGAACGCCATCTCGGCAACGACCGTGTCGCAGTAGGGACACTCCAACCGTTCGGTCGGATCCTCGAGGTCGAGCTCTTCGCCCATCAGCGCGGCTTGGATACCGATTCTCAGCGCCACCAGTGACAGCGCGGTGATCAACAGATAGGCCACCAACTGCAGCCACAATGGGAAACCGTAGAGGTCCAACACGCCCATCAGGGCGTACAGGGCAAGTGTCACAAGCACACTGGTCGCCATGGCGATACGCCGGCGGAACCACAACGTCACGCCGACCAGTCCGCCCAGCGCCGCCGACGTCAACGGCACAGTGATGATCTGAATGGCCGCTTCGATGAGGAACGTGTCCAGTGACCAGCCGGCAGCCATGACACCCGTCTGGAACTGCGGTGCCAGCTGGGTGAGCGTCGCCGCAGCAGTGAAACCGATCGCTCCGAGCGCACCGATCACGAACCCGTCCAACGATTCCCGGATGCCTGGCCGCACCAACCGGATGACCGCCGTGGGGATGAGCATCAGGACCGCGAAACTGATGGGGAAGGACAGGACGAAGAGGACGTCGTCCAGTGTCTGCGCGTCGTCTTGGACGTCGGACAGGCTCAGAGAGTAAGCGTAGGCATCGACGACCAGCATGTCGGTCACGAACGCCCAGGCGATGCCGAGCGCGACCCCCATCACCGCCGCCACCACCAGCGTGCTGCGCGGCTGATCGTCGTCGATCTCGGACTCGCGCAGATACATCAGGAACAGGATCGGCAGGCCGAGCGCGCCGACCGTCATCAACGGCGCCTGCCACCGCAACACGGCGAAGACCGCCAGCGCGACGAACAGGAGTATCAGTCCGACCCGGAACGGCGTACGCGACCGGCGCGGCAACTGCGGGAAGAGCGAGCTCGCGATCGACGGCACCAGCGTGTGTTCATGCGGCGCTGCCGCGTATGCCCGGATGCGCAACGGGCCGCGTCCGCCGTCGCGTGCCGCACCGCAACGTCCGCAGAAGGGCGCGTCCGGTACTTCGGTTTCGCACGCCTGGCAGACCATGGTGGACATTCCACCACTCACCGAGGCGCGACTCCCCTCTGGAGCGCAAGGATGTTGCGCGCGAGGTTGAAGACGTTGGGGCTACCGAGTCCGGTGATGAGATCGTAGCCGGGCTGTGAGTAGTCGACGGCGTTGCCGCCGGGGCCGATCTGGCGGAATCCGGGGGCGTACGAACCGGCCGCGACCCGGTACAGCACCGGGTTGGCGTTACCCAGGGGGTCCCCGCCGTTGGCATCGAGGTACTGGTTGATCAGCACCGCGAACGCGGCCCAGATCGGCGCGGCCTGGGAGGTACCGCCGCCGATCACTTCGGTCTGCTTGTAGATGAACCTCACTCCGGTGAAGGGGTCGGCGACAGCGGAGACATCAGGCGACAGTCGCCGGAACTGCTTGTCCCGTTCGATGTCCATCTGGCGCTGCCACTCCGGACGGCCGAACAGCGTCGACACTCCTCCGCTCGACCCTTGCGACAGTGGGGAATCCACCCAGGGGCGCTCGCCGACCCACTGCCCGCGCGGGCTCGTCGACAACGTGGTGCCGCCCACCGCGGTGATGGTCGGTATCGATGACACCGCGTCAAGGCCGATGTCATCGGGTCCGGGCGGGGACGACCAGTCCTGACCGCCCTTGCATTCCAGTCCACCCTTGTCGCCGGTCGCATCGAAGACGGTGGTGCCGCGTCGCTGCGCCGCGGTCACCGCGGCCTGCACCGGGGCCAGGTCCGCGGCCGTCACCAGTTTCTCGCAGCCCCAGCCGATGGACATGCTCCATACGGCGCCGGGGTACTGGCGATCGGCCTCGGCGAACATCGACGCGATCTTCTCGTAGGCGCCGTCGCCCTCGACCGTGGGCCTGGCATTGACGACGACGAGCCGTGCATCCGGCGCGATCGCGTGTGCGACTTGCAGATCCATCGCCGTTTCGCCGTGCTGTTCCGTGGGTTTCCCGCCGACGATCTCAGGAGTGAAGCGCGGCAGGCCCGAAGTATCGGCGAAGGTGTCGAGGTCGGCCTGGTCGGCACTGTCGAAGGCGAAGAACACGATCGTCATGCCTTCACCGGTGAACCCCTCGTCGTGCAGCGGGGTGGCGTTGTATGCGTCCAAGAGGCCGTCGGGTGTCAGCCCGCCCCATCGCACGTCGAGCGGCAGGAACCCGGGGTTCGACATGTGGTGGGGCGTGTAGCCGTTGATCCGGCCCACCTCGGATACGACTCCGCGCAGCGGTGACGGAATCGAAGGCTGCTGCGGGGAGGCGTAGAACACCTGGCCTTTGCGCCCCCGATAGTCGTGGACGGGCACGGCGAAGGCCCGTGCCACATCGGCGGCGGCGCCCTCGAGGATCGCCCAGCCATCGTGGGGGTGTCCGCGCACCGAAAGGCCGCGATCGCCGGCCCATTCGATGAGTGCCTGCGCCCGCTTCGGCTCGGCGAGCGTGACGGTCAGCTGCGTATCACGGGAACGCGACGGCCCGAGATCGCTGGAACTGGACAACAGTGATGCGTAGGGACCCGTGATCGCGTCGGATTGTTGACGCGCGCAGCCGGCGCTGATCCCCGTCGTCAAGACCAGCGCAGCTGCGGCGAGCGCCGAGGTCCGGCGCACTGACTCAGTGATGCCCCGGCAGGCTGTGATGCCCCGGAGCTTGGGTGGGGGCCGGGGGTGCCGTGTTGTTCGGCGTGAAGACGTTCGGCCCGCCGGGCTCGAGGCGGGGCGCATTCTCGGTCGGCTGGACCGACGGGGACGGCGACGTCGTCGTCGTGGTGGTCGTGG
It encodes the following:
- a CDS encoding CaiB/BaiF CoA transferase family protein, with the translated sequence MSTDGAFDGIRVVELAQWVFVPVAGALLADWGADVIRVERLDGDPYRGLATQGIGTDRGGVNLSMALANRGKRSVALDLRQPQGLDVLHKLLESADVLLTSLRPGALDRLGLDADAVRERHPQLIYARGNGFGVRGPDADQPGYDSSAFWARGGVGHILTPPERDYPISQRGAMGDRNGAMALAFGISAALLKRTRTGQGSVVDVSLLATAMWMLSSDLLAALNGGDVMRTSGRTAVVNPLTATYRTKDNRHVQLMFLQGDRYWAEFCRTVGRPELADDPRFVDLVARRANAEACVAELDAVFATRTLSEWKETLAAMDAPWSPIQSIEEVVDDPQVIANSYIGEVSTEDGISYRLPTVPVQFDGQPPHLRRAPEHGEHTETVLVELGYDWDHISELAESGVIP
- a CDS encoding phosphotransferase, with the protein product MTVAVPDDLGVALSPEWLTAALQPRFPGVHVRTVARGPVVERLSTNARFTIDCDGYPDAPRHLCIKGYFSDLGRTIGFVGEPEAGFYRDLADVTGVATLRGVYADIHPATRHGVVITRDEVADGAEFLDGNSPFTAEQAADALTELARLHARTWMDARWMSVDWLQPRLGRAVRAWGEARTLEIMTANLNGSNGAGVPPTIRDAQGLLDAHRQLSDRTPGPFSTGWCVIHGDAHVGNIMVDADRRPHLVDWQLVQRGYWQVDVGYLIAATLSPAQRRASERDLLQHYLDGLTAQGVAPPPFTDAWPTLIDGMIHGFFLWAITTKVQPDVIAVLLGRLGTAVADHWEAQG
- a CDS encoding mycofactocin-coupled SDR family oxidoreductase, with the protein product MTGRVAGKVAFITGAARGQGRSHAVRLAEEGADIIAIDICRHIENTTKGSTPEDLAETADMVKALDRRIVTAEVDVRDYDALKAAVDSGAEQLGRLDIVVANAGIGTPGAPLDEMDEPKWQQMIDVNLTGVWKSVKAAVPHIKAGGRGGSVILTSSVGGLKAYPRVGHYVTAKHGVVGLMRTFAVELGQFSIRVNSVHPTHVSTELLLNESTYRTFRPDLENPGPDDMAPICQMFHMLPIPWVDAVDISNAVLFLACDESRYVTGVPLPIDAGSCLK
- a CDS encoding AMP-binding protein, which gives rise to MFSPGRRVIPAELTARYEAEGWWTADTLGDLLATSLTANPDVGFNVYSNVRPFAGTFGEVENTARRLAAGLRLRGVGPGDVVAFQLPNWMEAAATFWAATLLGAVVVPIVHFYGRKELGHILTTARPKVFVTAQEFGRMSYEPEVSADVPIVGVVGKNFDDLLDAQPMAGTMAADPAGPALIAFTSGTTRNPKGVVHSHQTLGCEIRQLSANHLANPSGTVMALPVGHFIGMLGGLLCPVLEGLPIHLCDAWDPAMVLALMKREGVGFGGGPTYFITSLLDHPEFTDDHLQYMPYLGLGGSVIPAAVTRRLTDLGLVVTRSYGSTEHPSITGSRPDAALDKRLLTDGNPRPGVEVRLAPDGEILSRGPDLCLGYLDPELSASAFDAEGWYHTGDIGVVDADGYVTITDRKSDVIIRGGENISALEVEEVLLAMPQVAEAVVVAAPDERFGERVVAMLRVRAGQELPTREQVRTHFDTAGVARQKWPEELHQVDDFPRTASGKVQKYLVRQQVARSHTPA
- a CDS encoding methylase; translated protein: MAAPIGQLTRGTTGYNRLRRSDRWLVHSSRVRAALLSAADPLVVDLGYGALPVTTLELAERLRAVRSDIRVIGLEIHPDRVAKAREAGGDTVEFALGGFELAGHNPVLVRAFNVLRQYPEDAVAGAWSTMARQLAPGGLIVDGTCDELGRLCCWVLLDANGPLSLTLACDPFAIERPSDLAERLPKVLIHHNVDGQPIHTLLSAADRAWATAAGHGVFGPRIRWRAMLDQLHAGGFPVDPPRRRMRDGVLTVPWTTVAPRLQ